The Streptomyces sp. Alt3 genome has a segment encoding these proteins:
- a CDS encoding SSI family serine proteinase inhibitor, producing MLRRIALTAVASLAALSAAVPAATASPLVPLPPLPLLQGDWPTEQDTETRLTVTVSESGNPSADGVFELECGPAGGSHPAAQRACDLLDEAADAGDNPFVATDRNAMCTQQAGGPAAARVQGTWQGESVDARFSRANGCEIARWNNLVPVLPSAR from the coding sequence ATGCTGCGCCGTATCGCCCTCACCGCTGTCGCGTCCCTGGCCGCGCTGTCCGCCGCCGTGCCCGCCGCCACCGCCTCCCCTCTTGTCCCGCTGCCTCCTCTCCCCTTGCTCCAGGGGGACTGGCCGACGGAGCAGGACACGGAGACCCGGCTCACCGTGACGGTCTCGGAGTCCGGCAATCCGTCGGCCGACGGCGTCTTCGAGCTGGAGTGCGGCCCGGCGGGCGGCAGCCACCCCGCCGCCCAGCGCGCCTGCGATCTGCTGGACGAGGCCGCGGATGCGGGGGACAACCCGTTCGTGGCGACGGACCGCAACGCCATGTGCACCCAGCAGGCCGGCGGGCCCGCCGCCGCCCGGGTGCAGGGCACGTGGCAGGGCGAGAGCGTCGACGCGCGCTTCAGCCGGGCCAACGGCTGCGAGATCGCGCGCTGGAACAACCTCGTGCCGGTGCTGCCCTCCGCCCGGTAG